The Spirosoma radiotolerans genome has a window encoding:
- a CDS encoding NmrA family NAD(P)-binding protein, producing the protein MKVVVTGSLGHIGKPLTETLVQKGHSVTVISSDPEKQSAIEALGAMAAIGSVEDVDFLVATFTGADVVHAMIPPNNSVPDPMARNIKLGDCLVRAIGQSGVKRVLYVSSYGAQLEKGTGLIVGHHHTENALDALPLEALTHLRATYIYYNLFAYLNMIKTMGFIGANYGDDDRVVLVSPKDIAAAAVEEIEAQSTGRTVRYVASDERTCNEIAQILGAAIGKPDLKWVTITDEQMQSGMEANGVPAPVAAQLVEMFGACHSGLLNVDYDLHKPKTMGGVKMEDFAIEFADVFKQA; encoded by the coding sequence ATGAAAGTTGTAGTCACAGGTTCGTTAGGACACATTGGCAAGCCGCTGACCGAAACATTGGTGCAAAAGGGCCATTCAGTCACGGTGATCAGCAGTGATCCCGAAAAACAATCAGCCATTGAAGCATTAGGCGCCATGGCTGCTATAGGCTCGGTAGAGGACGTTGATTTTTTAGTCGCTACGTTTACCGGTGCTGATGTCGTGCATGCCATGATACCGCCGAACAATTCTGTACCCGACCCAATGGCCCGGAACATAAAACTTGGCGACTGTCTGGTACGAGCTATAGGCCAATCGGGGGTAAAGCGTGTATTATATGTAAGCAGTTACGGGGCACAGTTAGAAAAAGGTACCGGGCTGATCGTTGGGCATCACCATACCGAAAATGCGTTGGACGCTTTACCTTTAGAAGCGCTTACGCACCTCCGCGCTACCTATATTTACTACAATCTGTTTGCTTACCTGAACATGATAAAAACAATGGGCTTTATCGGAGCAAACTATGGCGACGATGATCGGGTGGTGCTGGTGTCCCCAAAAGATATTGCGGCAGCAGCCGTTGAAGAAATAGAAGCCCAAAGTACCGGCCGGACAGTGCGGTATGTGGCGAGTGACGAGCGAACCTGCAACGAAATAGCGCAGATTTTGGGGGCGGCTATTGGTAAACCTGACTTGAAATGGGTCACTATTACCGACGAACAGATGCAAAGCGGTATGGAAGCAAATGGCGTACCGGCCCCGGTTGCGGCTCAACTGGTTGAAATGTTTGGTGCCTGTCACTCGGGCTTATTAAACGTAGATTATGACCTGCATAAGCCAAAAACAATGGGCGGTGTGAAGATGGAAGATTTTGCCATCGAATTTGCCGATGTATTTAAACAAGCGTAA
- the bioB gene encoding biotin synthase BioB produces the protein MLRTDWTRAEIAEIYNSPVLDLMYRAATVHRQHHDPQEVQVCTLLSVKTGGCPEDCAYCPQAARYHTAVKVHKLMEVDEVLTAAQRAKDTGSTRFCMGAAWREVRDNSDFDKVLDMVQGVNEMGLEVCCTLGMLTENQAQKLKDAGLYAYNHNLDTSEEFYGDIISTRTYDDRLDTLGHARKAGISVCSGGIIGMGESDQDRIGMLHTLATLPQHPESVPVNALVPVEGTPLEDQPRVSVWEMIRMIATARIIMPKAMVRLSAGRVRMNTEEQALCFLAGANSIFAGDKLLTTPNPNEDADLQLFQTLNIRPRKAFKDAAQPAVVFEQIPL, from the coding sequence ATGCTTCGCACTGATTGGACTCGTGCTGAAATTGCCGAAATCTATAATTCGCCCGTTCTGGACCTGATGTACCGGGCAGCCACTGTTCATCGTCAGCACCACGACCCGCAGGAAGTGCAGGTCTGTACGCTGTTATCGGTCAAGACCGGCGGCTGTCCCGAAGACTGCGCTTACTGCCCGCAGGCGGCCCGCTACCATACTGCCGTAAAAGTGCACAAGCTCATGGAGGTGGACGAGGTATTGACCGCTGCCCAGCGCGCGAAAGATACGGGCAGTACGCGTTTTTGTATGGGCGCGGCCTGGCGCGAAGTGCGTGATAACAGCGATTTCGACAAAGTCCTCGATATGGTACAAGGCGTTAACGAAATGGGGCTGGAAGTTTGCTGCACCCTCGGTATGCTGACCGAAAATCAGGCGCAGAAGCTCAAGGATGCTGGCTTGTATGCCTACAACCACAACCTCGACACGAGCGAAGAATTCTATGGCGACATCATCAGCACACGAACATACGATGACCGACTGGATACACTGGGGCACGCCCGGAAAGCGGGTATTTCGGTCTGTTCAGGTGGAATTATCGGGATGGGCGAATCCGATCAGGATCGAATTGGTATGTTGCACACGCTGGCTACCTTACCGCAGCACCCCGAATCCGTGCCGGTCAATGCGCTGGTTCCCGTAGAAGGAACTCCGCTGGAAGATCAGCCGCGCGTGTCGGTATGGGAAATGATTCGGATGATTGCGACGGCTCGTATCATCATGCCGAAAGCAATGGTCCGTTTATCGGCCGGACGGGTGCGGATGAATACCGAAGAGCAGGCGTTGTGTTTTCTGGCGGGGGCCAACTCTATTTTTGCCGGAGACAAACTACTGACCACGCCAAACCCGAACGAAGATGCTGATTTACAGTTATTTCAGACGCTTAATATTCGTCCGCGCAAAGCGTTTAAAGACGCGGCTCAACCTGCCGTTGTGTTTGAACAGATTCCACTTTGA
- a CDS encoding inorganic pyrophosphatase — protein MKSNFKAHPWHGIPIGEQAPQQVTCFIEIVPTDTVKYEIDKATGYLKIDRPQQYSNVLPALYGFIPQTYCGDQIARLASEKSGKTVEMGDGDPLDICVLTEREITHGDLILQAIPIGGFRLIDKGEADDKIIAVLKGDAMYGQYTELGQLPEAVVKRLRHYFLTYKNLPEEPAVMELANIYGQEEAWEVIQTSVNDYKLM, from the coding sequence ATGAAGAGTAATTTTAAAGCCCATCCATGGCATGGCATCCCCATCGGCGAACAAGCTCCCCAGCAAGTAACTTGCTTCATCGAGATCGTTCCAACCGATACCGTTAAATATGAAATCGATAAGGCAACCGGTTACCTCAAAATTGACCGGCCCCAGCAGTACTCCAATGTATTACCGGCCCTTTACGGCTTTATTCCCCAAACCTATTGCGGTGATCAGATCGCGCGGCTAGCCAGCGAAAAATCGGGCAAAACGGTAGAGATGGGCGACGGTGACCCGCTCGATATTTGTGTATTGACCGAACGCGAAATCACACACGGTGACCTGATCTTACAGGCTATTCCCATCGGTGGCTTCCGCCTGATCGACAAAGGAGAGGCCGATGATAAAATCATCGCTGTGCTCAAAGGTGATGCCATGTACGGGCAGTATACCGAGCTTGGCCAACTACCTGAAGCCGTGGTGAAACGCCTGCGTCACTATTTCCTGACCTACAAAAATCTGCCCGAAGAGCCTGCCGTCATGGAACTGGCTAACATCTACGGGCAGGAGGAAGCCTGGGAGGTCATTCAAACGTCGGTCAACGATTATAAGCTGATGTAA
- a CDS encoding glycosyltransferase family 2 protein, producing the protein MPELLQLTVLIPLYNEDESLPELHDWIVRVVTEHHFSYEILFVDDGSTDDSWSVIEQLANRNPNVRGIRFNRNYGKTAALQTGFQAVRGQVVITMDADLQDSPDEIPELYRMIVQDKYDLVSGWKQKRYDPITKTLPTKLFNSVSRWISGVQLHDFNCGLKAYKQKVVKTIAPSLYGDMHRNLPIVANWDGFSRIGEKVVQHRARKYGTTKFGLERFVNGFLDVLVIAFVHRFSKRPMHFFGTFGTLSFFVGSVLAIWLIVEKLINIAQGVKFRNVTDNPLFFFGLVAIILGVQLFLAGFLGEMLVRQTLNRSAEQLVAEKIGFNERNVSI; encoded by the coding sequence ATGCCCGAATTGCTTCAACTTACCGTTTTAATTCCGCTTTATAACGAAGATGAGTCGCTGCCCGAGTTGCACGACTGGATTGTGCGGGTTGTGACGGAACATCATTTTTCTTACGAAATCCTGTTCGTTGACGACGGCAGTACGGATGATTCATGGTCGGTTATTGAGCAATTGGCAAACCGAAACCCCAATGTGCGAGGCATTCGGTTTAACCGGAACTACGGCAAAACAGCCGCGCTGCAAACGGGTTTCCAGGCTGTCCGCGGGCAGGTTGTCATTACGATGGATGCCGATTTGCAGGATAGCCCCGACGAGATTCCAGAGCTGTACCGCATGATTGTACAGGATAAGTATGACCTGGTGTCGGGCTGGAAGCAGAAACGCTATGACCCCATCACCAAAACACTCCCAACGAAGCTTTTCAATTCTGTTTCGCGCTGGATTTCGGGTGTCCAACTGCACGATTTCAACTGTGGTCTGAAAGCCTATAAGCAGAAGGTTGTTAAAACGATTGCTCCCTCGCTATACGGCGATATGCACCGAAATCTGCCCATCGTGGCAAACTGGGACGGATTTAGTCGGATTGGAGAGAAAGTCGTGCAGCACCGCGCCCGTAAGTACGGAACCACTAAGTTTGGCCTGGAGCGTTTTGTGAACGGCTTTTTGGATGTGCTCGTGATTGCGTTTGTGCACCGGTTCAGTAAGCGGCCCATGCACTTTTTCGGTACCTTCGGGACACTGTCTTTTTTTGTGGGGTCGGTGCTGGCCATCTGGCTCATTGTTGAGAAACTTATTAACATTGCCCAAGGGGTCAAGTTTCGGAATGTGACGGATAATCCCCTGTTTTTCTTCGGCTTAGTTGCCATCATTTTAGGCGTGCAATTGTTTCTGGCGGGCTTTTTGGGCGAAATGCTCGTTCGCCAAACTCTCAACCGTTCGGCCGAGCAATTGGTGGCCGAAAAAATAGGATTTAACGAACGGAACGTATCTATTTAG
- the sppA gene encoding signal peptide peptidase SppA: MLQFLKYVLATIVGLLLFSFIGFLLLVGLGAALSSASDSKPAVKENTVLKLDLDKPIEERSVDNPFNGFGPISSSGDAIGLIELKRALKEAKDDANIEGIYLQTESPSAGWASLEEVRNALIDFKQSKKFVYAYAETMTEKGYYIASVADKIYLNPAGDLEWNGLNAELSFFKGTLDKLNIKPEIFKVGDFKSAVEPFIRENMSDPNRLQVNSFLNSVNDHMLVRVAQSRNLRVDSLKSYANNLTIQKPEDALRTKLVTNIGYQDELESLMKKQLGVEEKKKINYVSLSRYKESEKTSNDTDGSSKNRIAVIIASGDIQSGKSGDNSIGSETIVEEIRKARMDDKVKAIVLRVNSGGGSALASDVMYREVQLARKVKPVIGSMSDYAASGGYYMLMGCDKIVAQPNTITGSIGVFSLMFNTENFFKDKLGVTYDRVKTNTNADFPTATHEMTPFQKQTLQRATERIYAEFTGKAASGRKLPIDSLRAIAGGRVWTGTQGKAIGLVDQLGGLDDAIKLAAQSAKLKENDYQLRYQPRKKEFLEQLMLSFGNDEEAKIQAQLGELAPYVKYMKKLKLMEGTQMRMPFEMDIR, from the coding sequence ATGCTACAGTTTCTCAAATATGTACTAGCCACAATTGTTGGTCTACTATTGTTTTCGTTTATCGGTTTTCTGCTCTTAGTTGGGCTGGGAGCAGCGTTGTCTTCCGCATCGGATTCGAAGCCAGCTGTGAAAGAAAATACGGTTTTGAAGTTGGATTTAGATAAACCCATCGAAGAGCGGAGCGTCGACAATCCCTTTAACGGGTTTGGCCCCATAAGTAGCTCGGGTGATGCCATTGGCCTGATCGAGTTGAAGCGCGCCCTGAAAGAGGCCAAAGACGACGCGAATATCGAAGGAATTTACCTGCAAACCGAAAGCCCGTCAGCTGGCTGGGCCTCGCTGGAAGAAGTTCGCAATGCGTTGATCGACTTTAAACAATCGAAAAAATTTGTCTATGCCTACGCCGAGACGATGACCGAAAAAGGGTACTACATCGCGTCGGTAGCCGATAAAATTTACCTCAACCCGGCGGGTGATCTGGAATGGAATGGGCTGAATGCCGAACTTTCGTTCTTTAAAGGGACGCTCGATAAACTGAATATTAAACCCGAGATTTTCAAGGTGGGTGATTTTAAGAGCGCCGTAGAACCGTTTATTCGGGAGAATATGAGCGACCCCAACCGCCTGCAGGTGAATTCCTTCCTGAACTCGGTAAACGACCACATGCTGGTGCGGGTGGCGCAAAGCCGGAATCTCCGGGTTGACTCTCTGAAAAGCTACGCCAACAACCTGACGATCCAGAAACCCGAAGATGCCCTTCGTACCAAACTCGTTACGAATATTGGCTATCAGGATGAACTGGAAAGCCTGATGAAGAAGCAACTGGGCGTGGAGGAAAAAAAGAAAATCAATTATGTTTCGCTGAGTCGATACAAAGAGTCCGAAAAGACCAGCAACGATACAGATGGGAGCAGTAAAAACCGTATCGCTGTTATTATCGCTTCTGGCGATATTCAGTCGGGCAAGAGTGGCGACAACAGCATCGGTTCAGAAACGATTGTTGAGGAGATTCGCAAAGCGCGGATGGACGATAAAGTAAAAGCCATTGTGTTGCGTGTCAACTCAGGTGGCGGCAGTGCCCTGGCGTCGGATGTGATGTACCGGGAAGTTCAGTTAGCGCGCAAGGTTAAGCCCGTTATCGGTTCTATGTCCGACTATGCAGCTTCGGGCGGCTATTATATGCTGATGGGATGCGACAAGATAGTGGCCCAGCCCAACACCATTACGGGTTCGATCGGCGTCTTCTCGTTGATGTTCAATACCGAAAACTTCTTCAAAGACAAACTCGGCGTCACCTACGACCGGGTGAAGACCAACACCAATGCCGATTTTCCGACGGCTACGCACGAAATGACCCCATTTCAGAAGCAGACCCTGCAGCGGGCTACCGAACGGATCTATGCTGAATTTACGGGTAAAGCCGCTTCGGGCCGTAAACTGCCTATCGATAGCCTGCGGGCTATTGCGGGTGGACGTGTCTGGACAGGAACACAGGGTAAAGCCATTGGACTGGTTGACCAACTCGGCGGCCTGGACGACGCCATTAAACTGGCGGCCCAATCGGCCAAGCTGAAAGAAAATGATTACCAGCTCCGGTATCAGCCTCGTAAGAAAGAATTCCTGGAGCAGCTCATGTTGTCGTTTGGTAACGATGAAGAAGCTAAAATTCAGGCACAACTGGGCGAATTGGCTCCGTATGTAAAGTATATGAAGAAGCTCAAATTGATGGAAGGTACGCAGATGCGTATGCCGTTCGAGATGGACATTCGTTAA
- a CDS encoding UDP-2,3-diacylglucosamine diphosphatase: MSDLETIPLAPGRNVYFASDFHLGTPSIEQSHQREKIIVAWLDAIRPHAEVIFLVGDVFDFWFEYKHSIPKGFIRLQGKLAELTDAGIRIILFTGNHDMWMNDYFTKELGIPVYRNPRRYKIGNKHFLIGHGDGLGPGDFVYKRLKTVFESGLARGLFRWVHPDLGIGLAQAWSRRSRASNQEKGEEHFLGEDREWLMQYCREVETRMHHDYYIFGHRHLPLDLAVSSTSRYINLGEWVSAKTYAVFDGTDLTLTNWKK, translated from the coding sequence ATGTCTGATCTCGAAACAATTCCACTTGCCCCCGGCCGTAACGTTTATTTCGCTTCTGACTTTCACCTTGGCACGCCTTCCATCGAGCAGAGCCACCAACGGGAGAAAATCATTGTTGCCTGGCTAGATGCCATCCGGCCTCATGCCGAGGTTATCTTTCTGGTGGGCGATGTATTTGACTTCTGGTTCGAATACAAGCACAGCATTCCCAAAGGATTTATTCGCTTACAGGGCAAACTGGCCGAACTTACTGATGCCGGTATTCGCATTATTCTCTTTACGGGCAACCACGACATGTGGATGAACGACTACTTCACGAAGGAGCTGGGGATTCCGGTCTATCGTAACCCGCGCCGGTATAAAATCGGAAATAAGCACTTCCTGATTGGACATGGCGATGGACTTGGGCCCGGCGATTTTGTCTATAAACGACTCAAGACAGTCTTCGAAAGTGGCCTTGCCCGAGGGCTATTCCGTTGGGTACACCCCGATTTAGGCATTGGGCTGGCCCAGGCCTGGTCACGCAGGAGCCGCGCCAGCAACCAGGAAAAAGGAGAGGAGCACTTCCTGGGCGAAGACCGCGAGTGGCTGATGCAATATTGCCGGGAGGTTGAAACCCGTATGCACCACGATTATTACATCTTTGGTCATCGCCACCTGCCGCTCGATCTGGCCGTCTCATCCACCAGCCGCTACATAAATCTCGGCGAATGGGTATCCGCCAAAACCTACGCCGTATTCGATGGCACTGACTTGACACTGACAAACTGGAAGAAATGA
- a CDS encoding Nif3-like dinuclear metal center hexameric protein: MEELSGRREFVGTITKAVGASLLMPALGGIQNVQASQQSYTVGQIMDMILKTIPNAPFPKTVDTLKSGNASQKVTGIVSTMFATVDVIEKTIASGANFIIAHEPTFYNHLDETDWLKSDDVFRYKQDLLTKHNIALWRFHDYIHSHRPDGVQAGVLAALGWTNYASADNAHVLTLPATPLSQLVTHAKSKLGIKMVRVVGDPAQSCQRILLMPGASGGRSQISAIEKEKPDVIFCGEASEWETPEYVRDARQQGKKLSLVILGHIMSEAAGMEWTVSWLKPQLPGLNIAYIPSGNAFTYL; the protein is encoded by the coding sequence ATGGAGGAACTATCTGGAAGAAGAGAATTTGTTGGTACCATCACCAAAGCCGTTGGGGCTTCGTTATTGATGCCTGCCCTTGGAGGCATTCAAAACGTACAGGCCAGCCAGCAATCGTACACGGTTGGGCAAATCATGGACATGATTCTAAAAACAATACCCAACGCCCCTTTCCCCAAGACAGTTGACACCCTGAAATCGGGCAACGCGTCTCAGAAAGTAACCGGCATTGTTTCCACCATGTTTGCTACGGTTGATGTCATTGAAAAAACGATTGCATCGGGCGCGAACTTCATCATTGCTCACGAACCAACCTTTTACAATCACCTGGACGAGACGGACTGGCTCAAGAGCGACGACGTTTTTCGTTATAAGCAGGACTTGCTGACGAAGCATAACATTGCGCTCTGGCGTTTTCATGATTACATCCATTCGCACCGCCCCGATGGGGTACAGGCGGGGGTGCTAGCGGCTTTGGGGTGGACAAACTATGCCAGCGCCGATAATGCGCATGTGCTTACGCTGCCGGCTACTCCGCTTAGCCAACTCGTAACCCACGCGAAAAGCAAACTGGGCATCAAGATGGTGCGGGTCGTTGGTGATCCTGCCCAATCGTGTCAGCGAATCCTGCTCATGCCCGGCGCATCGGGCGGACGCAGCCAGATAAGCGCCATCGAGAAGGAGAAACCTGATGTCATCTTTTGTGGCGAAGCCAGCGAGTGGGAAACGCCCGAGTATGTGCGGGATGCCCGCCAGCAGGGCAAAAAACTATCTCTGGTTATTCTCGGCCACATTATGAGTGAAGCGGCTGGTATGGAATGGACGGTATCTTGGCTGAAGCCTCAGCTGCCCGGCCTCAACATCGCCTACATTCCGTCGGGCAACGCCTTTACCTATTTGTAA
- a CDS encoding helix-turn-helix domain-containing protein yields the protein MAGMQPFRIKTISDYHQVNGLPKPEHPLISVINLDEIKQWPSEKPASLVFDFYSIALKRNFNAIVKYKYGQQAYDFDEGVMFFIAPGQVFSVMADRDYQLSGWMVLVHPDFLWNTPLAKKIKQYEYFSYSVHEALHLSEKEEVMVTGIMQYMAHEYHANMDKFSQDIMIAQLDLVLTYADRFYQRQFITRKITNHQTLDRLEAILARFFNGDALAERGLPSVQEIADALNVSPTYLSGLLKVLTGRSTQQHIHDKLIDKAKEQLSTTDLSVSEIAYALGFEHPQSFSKLFKTKTMLSPLEFRQSFN from the coding sequence ATGGCAGGTATGCAACCTTTCCGGATTAAAACAATCAGCGATTATCATCAGGTTAATGGGCTCCCCAAACCGGAGCACCCGCTAATCTCCGTGATCAATTTAGATGAGATTAAACAGTGGCCAAGCGAAAAGCCGGCCAGTCTGGTGTTTGATTTCTATTCGATTGCCCTGAAACGGAATTTCAATGCCATCGTGAAATACAAGTATGGTCAGCAGGCCTATGATTTTGATGAAGGTGTCATGTTCTTTATAGCGCCCGGGCAGGTTTTTTCAGTGATGGCCGATAGAGATTACCAACTCTCGGGATGGATGGTACTCGTTCATCCCGATTTTCTCTGGAATACGCCGTTAGCCAAAAAAATAAAGCAGTATGAGTATTTCAGCTACTCCGTGCACGAAGCCCTGCACCTTTCCGAGAAAGAGGAAGTCATGGTAACAGGCATTATGCAGTACATGGCACACGAGTATCATGCGAACATGGACAAATTCAGCCAGGACATTATGATTGCCCAGCTTGACCTGGTGCTGACCTATGCTGACCGGTTTTACCAGCGCCAGTTCATTACGCGTAAAATAACCAATCATCAAACGCTGGATCGGCTGGAAGCTATTTTGGCCCGTTTTTTCAATGGCGATGCGTTGGCGGAGAGAGGGTTGCCCAGCGTGCAGGAAATTGCTGACGCCTTGAACGTATCGCCTACGTATTTAAGCGGCTTGCTGAAAGTGCTGACAGGCCGCAGCACCCAGCAACACATACACGACAAATTGATCGACAAGGCAAAAGAACAGTTATCCACGACAGACCTGTCCGTCAGCGAAATTGCCTACGCTTTGGGGTTTGAACATCCGCAGTCGTTCAGCAAGCTGTTCAAGACAAAAACCATGCTTTCTCCGCTGGAATTCAGGCAGTCATTTAATTGA
- a CDS encoding helix-turn-helix transcriptional regulator, whose protein sequence is MQTPPLQLDLFALIIFLGVAQGLFLGIFFLTGERRGSVANRCLGYLMLSLSAVIGEMFLCYSNYMFRLLAFVDFSEPLNFAMGPLFFLFVFARIRGRLPKRWLWHFVPAALWAINAVSWLYQPVEVKYNNYLNAYHPELPFAAEPAYYIPEDFFNLRDYIDEMTLLSCLIYNILALILIHQAYRQADKPFWQNSPIRLAQLRNQCMLFLILPALIVIIKPQFYEDLGDYLLACYLTLIIYSTSIRVMAGSNYFIDEPEVSPPMLELPTETKKKYEKSALSEEVEDAVLGKLNRLLEAEKPYLDSDMSLPKLAARLDTSPHNLSQLLNDRLGQTFFDWLATYRIAEAQRLLNEAATANLKIDEIAERVGYNSPSAFHTAFKRLTNQTPAQYRQLVTRSVQTGPPSRQPFPTSSRSA, encoded by the coding sequence ATGCAGACTCCCCCTCTCCAACTTGACCTGTTCGCCCTGATCATTTTTCTGGGCGTAGCGCAGGGACTATTTTTGGGCATTTTTTTTCTGACCGGCGAGCGTAGGGGGAGCGTGGCGAATCGGTGTCTGGGCTATCTCATGCTGTCCCTGTCGGCGGTTATTGGCGAGATGTTTCTCTGCTATAGCAACTACATGTTTCGGCTGCTGGCCTTCGTAGATTTCTCGGAACCGCTCAACTTTGCGATGGGGCCGCTGTTTTTTCTCTTCGTGTTTGCCCGGATTCGAGGACGATTACCCAAACGCTGGCTATGGCATTTCGTACCGGCTGCGCTGTGGGCCATTAATGCGGTTTCGTGGCTTTACCAGCCGGTAGAGGTCAAATACAACAACTACCTGAACGCCTATCATCCCGAGCTCCCATTTGCTGCCGAACCAGCCTATTACATACCGGAAGATTTCTTTAACCTTCGGGACTATATCGACGAAATGACGCTGCTGAGCTGTCTAATCTATAATATACTGGCTCTTATACTCATTCACCAGGCTTATCGACAGGCTGATAAACCCTTCTGGCAGAACTCACCCATTCGGTTGGCGCAATTACGAAACCAATGCATGCTGTTTCTGATTCTGCCTGCTCTGATCGTCATTATCAAACCGCAGTTTTATGAAGACCTGGGCGATTATCTGCTGGCGTGCTACCTTACGTTGATTATCTACAGTACGAGTATACGGGTTATGGCTGGCTCGAACTACTTTATTGATGAACCTGAGGTAAGTCCACCCATGCTGGAATTGCCGACGGAAACAAAAAAGAAATACGAGAAGTCGGCTTTATCAGAAGAAGTAGAAGATGCTGTTCTGGGCAAACTCAACCGATTACTGGAAGCCGAGAAACCGTACCTGGACAGTGACATGTCGCTGCCCAAACTAGCGGCTCGGCTCGACACTAGCCCGCATAATTTGTCACAGTTGTTAAATGACCGGCTGGGGCAAACCTTCTTCGATTGGCTGGCTACCTACCGGATTGCCGAAGCACAACGGTTGCTGAATGAAGCCGCTACAGCAAACCTGAAAATTGATGAGATTGCCGAGCGGGTAGGGTATAACTCACCTTCCGCCTTTCATACGGCCTTCAAGCGGCTAACTAACCAAACCCCGGCCCAATACCGGCAACTGGTGACGAGGTCAGTCCAGACCGGGCCACCTTCCAGACAGCCATTTCCGACTTCGTCCCGGTCGGCATGA
- a CDS encoding acyltransferase family protein — protein MAPAQQQTPPVSKVGQDSPVSITSRRYDLDWLRIIAIVTLLFYHTGMIYVSWGWHIKSEEHSRPMELVMRWLHQWRMPLLFLISGAGTFFALQKRSLGVYAGERVRRLFIPLVFGMFVIVPPQIYIEWLFRGRFSGSYSEFYPEVFNFQPYRDGGTGGAFSWHHLWFVTYLFLFSLLSIPVFAWLKTASGQRFTTGFGRLIALPGGALGIIIVSILASQYALRPYFPDETHALVNDWAYFAENLLLFWFGYLLVSRQAFWSILTDQRRIFLLATLVFTVVMYGMNYWFTFDEIDTVFWLDFTYFTNRQCLMVASVLATVAYGYRYLNVSKPILPRLNEAVYPFYILHQTVIVLIGYAVLKRTNLGVYDGFLVVSLSTLVVCVATYLLLIKPFKVTRLLFGLK, from the coding sequence ATGGCACCCGCCCAACAACAAACGCCCCCGGTTTCAAAAGTAGGTCAAGATTCTCCGGTATCCATTACTTCGCGCCGGTATGATCTCGACTGGCTTCGCATCATTGCCATTGTTACGTTGCTTTTTTACCATACCGGTATGATCTACGTATCCTGGGGCTGGCATATCAAAAGTGAAGAACATAGTCGGCCGATGGAACTGGTGATGCGGTGGCTTCACCAATGGCGGATGCCTCTGCTGTTCTTAATTTCCGGAGCCGGAACATTTTTTGCCTTACAGAAACGGTCACTTGGTGTATACGCTGGCGAGCGTGTTCGGCGACTTTTCATCCCGCTTGTTTTTGGGATGTTCGTTATTGTGCCGCCCCAGATTTACATCGAGTGGTTGTTTCGTGGCCGGTTTTCGGGGAGTTACAGCGAGTTTTACCCGGAGGTGTTCAACTTCCAGCCCTACCGAGATGGGGGAACGGGCGGGGCCTTTAGCTGGCATCATCTCTGGTTCGTTACGTATTTGTTTCTCTTCTCGTTGCTGAGTATTCCTGTATTCGCCTGGTTGAAAACGGCCAGCGGGCAGCGGTTCACGACGGGTTTCGGCCGCCTGATCGCTCTGCCTGGTGGTGCATTGGGCATCATCATTGTCAGTATCCTGGCCAGCCAATATGCGCTCCGTCCGTATTTCCCGGACGAAACCCATGCTTTGGTTAATGACTGGGCTTATTTTGCCGAAAACCTGTTGCTGTTCTGGTTTGGGTATTTGCTGGTGAGCCGGCAGGCGTTCTGGTCAATCCTTACGGATCAACGGCGTATCTTCCTGCTTGCAACACTTGTTTTTACCGTCGTTATGTATGGGATGAATTACTGGTTTACGTTCGATGAGATCGATACGGTTTTCTGGCTCGACTTCACGTATTTCACGAACCGGCAATGCCTGATGGTGGCTTCGGTGCTGGCGACAGTAGCGTATGGGTATCGGTATCTAAACGTCAGTAAACCAATCTTACCCCGTCTGAACGAAGCTGTTTATCCGTTTTATATTCTGCACCAGACGGTAATTGTTCTCATTGGCTATGCCGTTTTAAAAAGAACGAATCTGGGCGTTTACGACGGATTTCTGGTGGTAAGCCTGTCAACATTAGTCGTTTGCGTCGCTACCTACCTGCTGCTCATTAAACCGTTCAAAGTAACACGGTTACTCTTCGGGCTGAAATAA